Within Vicia villosa cultivar HV-30 ecotype Madison, WI linkage group LG1, Vvil1.0, whole genome shotgun sequence, the genomic segment TATTCAATCAATAATCTACTAACCACGTTAATTTCATTCCTAGAGCCTAGAGGTAACCTAGCTGCCACTTTtatcttttccttcttttcatcTCTCTCTCACAAACCAACAACCTCTTCATCTTCTTAAAGAAAACAAACCCATTGCCATCACCATTGCTATAACCATTCCAAGCAAAAACAGCAGCACTGATAACAGCAACAGTAGCAAATGGTGAAGCGTGGACGGGCGGAGCCTGGGCAGCTGCCCTACCTGGCCGGGTGCTGGCTCCGCCCATGTAGTATGATGAggatgatagtatgttgtatatatgttcgcatgcattcataatcatttgatgagggctgtatcttaatgatgagaggattcagtgaagggcaagattcccattgtgtggaatctgtgctggcagggccgtatatggatgatgatagatcggtcggtgggttttcccattgatgatgttggtaccacatgcatagtgtcagtcccatacatatgcataattttataacatgatttatatatgttatgtgatgacttgatgtTTGTGGATGTGTGACaatgatgtgtctgaatatgaaacaattgggtgaatgatataactatgatatattgttatttatgatgcaataacattggttaactgtgatgagactcacccttacttgttgtcattttcagattgaggatagcagcgcgacttggtgaggattagctcataagtcggtttagttttgtgtcggtgtcatgctcagatagatgtaacactgggaacgcgatgttttgagttttcgattataactctatttgtttattttgttttgaagtctgatacattaatgatgtaatgttgacttgatggttcaattccgctgtgtaaacatgaatTTTATCTAACGAGTTATAATTCaggtgttttcagtgaatgcatgatgtatgtcgaacgtgtgttttcttttacttatgaattgtggcacctctttacatgttactctgattaatatttgtttaattgccgcggggtattagaggggtgttacatgaccttccttcttacaatgatagcatcgaatgtcagatgcttcgccactgtaagactttaACTGGCCttttcccttcttcttgtcaaacttaccatcccttcgtaagagttttcctttaacggccaaaccttcgccaacagtcgaaggtttatgctcctttcgttcgttcaggtcctttgaatatagagctgattgaacttcttcaaaggtcagggactccctaccatacaggagagtttctttgaagtgagcatgtgatcgaggcaaagaacacaatagtaatagcgcttgatcttcatcattgatcttcacatcaatattttcaagatcaagaatcagcttgttaaaCATATCCAaatgctcagccaacactttgtcttcaatcatcttgaatgaatacaaagcttgcttcaggtagagtcgatttaccagcgatttggtcatgtacaaactttcaagtttcacccataaccctgatgccgtcgtctcctttgatacctgccgaaaaaccttatcaccaaggctcaacaaaattgtgcagtgtgctttctcgatcatattcgtcttctccgctaccatcaattctgcattcatggctgcctctcccttcaacgcttccaagcaaccctgctgaaccagtagggttttcatcttcaagctccacagaccgaaatcagtcactccggtgaacttttcaatctcatactttgttgaaggcatcttctccacgctcaccgcaccaatttgttgtgaaaaacgatgtcaagaacaaaatataataggaattagggaagataagaagaacacaagaattggttataactgttattctttcactttctcttaaaacaaaattacaagtttacaagaataacaaataacctctctcaccctaaattaggatttacagCTTTTGCAATGATgaaagactagtatgctatttataataaaacctaacatactaactaatgggtttttttccacaaggcccattacacaagccaacttaatacacaagctaacttaacaaattagggtttaaacactaaaacctaatttaacatgctaacgaccctagcatcttcgacacaagcatgtgaacaaccttcgacttcatgcttaatcctgtcgaaccaagaagctacccttcgaccatactagagttcgatccaatatctcacacataTTTTACACAGTTATTTAGAATGAGTGGTCAATTAATGGAGGAAAATAATAAACTGACAGAGTGTACCCTAAGTCTCAAGAAATCCCTGAGATATCTTAAGGAAATTAGCAATTCCTTCTAAATAGAAATTACCAAGCTTAAAAATTCCAAAGAATAATGTAAGTCATGTGACTCCCTAACAAAATAAGTAACTAGGCTTCGTGAAACCTTAATAAAATTCACCTAAGGAAAAGAAAAGCTTAGCCTAATTCTATCAAGTCAAAAGAATTCCCTAAATAGAAATGGAATGGGATTTTAAAATGGTAGAAAACCTAGAAAAGGTGTAGATCAAAAGTATAATAAACGTCTAGTTATTGTTACATTACTATCAGAGTCACCCATCTAGTATACTTTTCTCTTTCAGGATCTTTTATTGTACCACGGTTAAGTGTTAAGCATGAACCGTGCTCTGATGCCAACTAAAGGtgagaaaaatacacaagaaggGGGGTTGAATTATGTATCTGGTAAACTTTtgcttataagaacaacaacgcCTGAATTTGACCAAGTTCAAATTCTGAGCAAGAGTAAGTATCAACGGAAAGATCAAATGCAGAAGCAGTAAGTAAAAACACACACATAAATTATCCTGGTTCCTCTCCAATTAAGAGTAGTCCAGTCCCCTTGTCTCACAAAAGCTTTTTCACTACACATAGAACCTGATTACAACCTTCTTAGACATATTAGTCCaagacttccttgctcaatcacACCTGAAAAAGACTTATGTGCCTAGACACACCAGTCCAGGACTTCCATGCTCAATCAAACCTAAAAGAGACTTCCTTGCCTAAACACATCAGTCCAGGATTCCTTACTCAATCAAACCTGAAATAGACTTCCTTGCCTAAACACATCAGTTCAGGACTTCCTTACTCAATTAAACCTGAAAGAGACTTCCTTGCCTAAACACACTAGTTCAGGACTTTACAAATTCTAAACAAAATATTTAGGATTGCAAAAAAATGTACTTGGTATACAATCTGAGGTACAAAGAATACATCACAAGCAAATACATGATTACTTGAGATTTCTAAGATATACAAGAGTAAGAAATATCAAGTATATGTGTAATACAACAACTATGTTCAAAAGCTTGGTGATCAAATCGATTCTAGTTCAATGTTGTTATTTATTGTTTGATGGTGTATCTTCCTTTGAATATCCAGTTCCTTATAAATAGGTAACAAAAGAGCCGTTGGAGGATAACTTGCATAAGTCTCATTGCTGAAGAAGAAATTTCCAAGAAAGAGAAGTTGAGAGTTGGTACGGTTAGGATTTTCAACTTCTAAATAATCTCTTTATCCGTTGTGTCTTTCTCAAGTAAGGAGACCATAGGCATGTTGGGGTAGACTGAAGAAATCATGCCAAACAGCCTTGTGCTAGAACCCTTTGTTGACTTTTTCAATAATTCTGGCAGTTGACAAGATGGAGATGCTTTACACAGAGTATGAACAAGAGGTGTCATACTATGTTTCCAAATTAATAGAGGTTGAGTCACCAAACACTGAGGTTCTATGTGAAAGTCAGATTTCGATCCATTAGAATATGAGTCAAATGATTCTTCTTCATAAGCTATCTTAACCAGGTCAGAATTAAGTTAATTACTACCTTAATGATCTTGCACACTTAAAAAATATGTTAGTATACCTTATTGTTCTTtaagtactttgttatcatcaaaattcaaGGAGTATGAACATATTTTGTTTCAACCGAGTTGTTTTGCCACAGTTTTCCAAATATGGAGattgaagttctttgtgaattAGTCCTTTGGATTGGCTGATTTTACAAAACGACAATATGAAGAAGTGTTCAAAGTGTTTAATTTAATCTAGCTTTCTTAAGTTGTATGAAACTGTAGAAGCGACACATGCTGGACATGATGTCACAACATGCGGTACGATATTTGGGCTTTTGCTCAATAGGCAAGACTACTGCATTTTGGAGAATATTCTATAGAAGATTTGTTAAAgattttattcttatttatttaacaATATGATTAGGTGATTTGTTTGACAAATGGATAAATATTAATTCATATTTAAATGGAgatttaaattaggatttaaattgAAACAAATCATATATTGTTGGAGAGATTTAAGAAACAAATAATAACCAACATAATCTGCATCAATTATGGACGACATCAAATCAAATATCCATAAAGAAAAATCCAAAATTATTATGATATATAAGGAGCTCACAACCTCCATTAAAATTCAAGTATTCACATTGAAGATCTTAAAGTGTTAGGTTTACAAGGAGTCTTTGTTGTCTTATGTATGATGGAACAAAATTGGTTTGTACCATACCCCTTGGGTTTTGATGACAACtaagtatttaaagaacaattAGATGTACTAATGTTTTTTCAAATGTGTAGGAACAAAGATCAAAATTATGATTCCAAGTCAGTTCTGATATTTCATTGAACATTTAAAGAGAAGCCTTAAGATGTAGATTCTGAAGATCATACTCTAAAGAATCAGCTTCAGAAGAGGTCAACTTCTCAAGaacaaactttgaagaaaatcaaCCTTTCAAGTATCAGAACCTTTGAATATCTAGACTCTGAAGAAGTTTACTTCTGAATATTAAGTGAACCTTTAAAAACTCAGAGTCTAAAGGATCAGAAGCTAAGATTCATCTTCTTAAGACTCAAAACCTGAATCCAGTCAAAACTCAAGGATCAAGAAACTCTGATAGGTCACTATCAAACTctgaagatattttatctttttctaTTTGTTCTATTCTGATCACGTGAAGACTTAGGAGAAATCTATAGAAGGCAGAAGAATTGCAACTGATAATTCCTCTTGTAGCAAAGGATATTCAAATGGCCTCTCAATAACTTTAACCATATCAGGAAGTTTTCCAACATCTTTGATGATGCTTCTCTCAAAGACTCCTTGTGCATAAAGTCTATTCCAATGATTCTTTTGTGTTCCTCTATATAAGGAGTTGGAAATCTTAGAGAAAACTACAACATTGTTCCTTGACAAACAAAGAGTTGTTACTCTGTCAAAACTATTGCACATGCTCATACTTAGAACTTCTTATCAATTGTACATTCTTAAAAGTTCTTAAGTCTTAGATTCTTTTTGTGTTGTATTTTATTTACACCCCTGATTGTATATTAAGTGTAAGTCTTAAACAATCCTTAATCTATAAGATAGGTTGTTAGAAGTCTCTTGTTTGTTACTTTAGCATCTGAAGTCTCTTTCTTGTTGCTTGAGCATCTGAAGTCtattgcttgtgtgcttgagcattggAGTATCTTACTTTTGTGTTTGAGCATTTGGAAGTCTCTTGATTGTGTGCTTGAGAGTTTATGATCAAATTTGATTATAGTGGAAATCTCTTGGAAGTGTCAGGGGACTGGACTACTCCTGATTTGTGGGAGGAACCGTtgattgtgttcttcttctttacCTGTGAACCTTAATTTGCTGCATACTTCAGACTCTGACTCAGATTCTAACCTTGTTTTCAGAATATaataagatatttttaaagagcaaaataagaaaatgttaacacaattcaacccattttcttgtgtttttctcaccttcaatGTACACCACTATGTTTCAGTAACTTAGCATAATATGTTTGTCTAATTGAGTTGTAAGATTCAACATCACCCATAGTTGTGATTGAGGTTGATTACAAGGGTTTAGTGATTGTTATCCCTATCCCGAGTTATGTGATAGAGAATAAAATGAGTAGGTTCTCATGTTTAGGGGGGCACTCTAAATAGAAAGTTATTGGATAGTGTTAGGAAGAGGTATTGAACAACATGGGCTTGTTGTTTCTTGTAAGACTAATTGTTTTAACCTATTAAATAATGAATTTATTTTCTTGGGTTGTGGACTCAATCCTCCAGAAGTAGGTGTGGTTTCGCTGAACTGAATTACCAATTCATTGTGTTATTCATTGTTTTTCTACTCCATCATCTTGTACAAGTAAATTATGGTGGTTCTAGTTTAACTTGTCGGATATGTTGCTAGGACATCACGTGTAACATTTGTTCCTTGAGGAACACAATTTCACCCCTAGTTTGCCCTAATGTTTTAATCGATTATTTTTCTTTGTAACACTAAAAATCAATTGAAACAAGTCTCTTAATGATTGTCACTggctaaaaataaaaaacttttcaTTAGTGTCTTAAACAATCAATTATTCATTCATGATAATCGATTGGCATGATCAATTATCTCTTTAATTCGGCTCATGGATTGTTTACTTTTTTAGTCACGTTTTCTCTCATATTAAATAGGTCTTTCATCATTCGAAAACACACAAGAATTCAAAATTTTCCTATTTCTTACCATTTTAttactcttctctctctctctctctcttaataTTTTTCTTTCACCAAAAGTTGCCTTAGTGCCTTGTGAGTGAAAACTACTTGTGAGGAAAGTAGTGTACTAGTGTTGTGCCTTGTTTGTTTATTTCAAGAGTGTGATTCTCTTTGAAAGTTCTTGTTTGGTTCTAGAACTCAGTCCGGTAAAAGTTTTGTTTAGTTATTGAGATTGGGCAGTAAAATCTCTACTCGGTTCGTGAGCTCATCTTATGAAAAAACTCTTGTTTGGTTGGGGGATTAGACAGTGTAAAATCTCTCAATTTGCTTGTAACAAAGTTTCGTGGGTATAACATATAAAAACTCAAGTCTTTATTAAAACTCTCAAGAAGATTTCTTGGAGAGAAGACTAAGCCAACATTCAACCAAAACTCTATAATTCTCGGGGCCATCTCTTTAACCTTATCTCTTTATtttcttccatttatcttcttatttttattttttccgcTACTTTTATCTATGTTATTTCAATACTAACACAAACTTTGGTTTTTAcgtaaacaatttaaattaatcaCAAATTTCAAATACCACAATTCACCCCTTCTTGTGTTTTGAGTAATTTGTTCAACAACAACTCCTCCCTCAAACAAATCATCAATATAATTAGTTTAATCAACAATGATTCCAACAAAGCATCATTCATCTACAAACGTCAAATTCAAAACATCACCTAACTTCACTTGCAATCTGCTGCCCAAACGAGCTCACATACTCTAGACTTTTAGTTGTTTCAAATACAATACCGCAATTTCAACCGTAATATTAAAATgtagtttatattttaaaatacaaatatgatttttttttgttttatattatactaatttattattttggtcaaagtttatattattataataataaaaagcaaGAAAAATGTttcatcaaatattataatatatttagtaATTTAATTCTTGCTTTGGGCCTTAGCAATTGCCAGGGTAATAATTGTAAAAAGGAAAACTTATAGATTACtttattaaaaatagattttGAAGCTTTGACTTCATGTGAGAGAGAGTACGAAGATCTCATTCTCATCCTTCTTCGCACCATATTCTTTCTCTTTGTCTCCAACTCTGAAAAAGACTGCTCAAAACCACCAAACATcacaacaacacaacacaacacaactaTCTCGTATTCGTAGAATTTCCATCTTCAATTACTGTTGTTACTACTGTAAGATACTCTCTCTTTTTTCCCTTTTTGTTATTTGCCCCTTTTGTTTTTTAACCCATCACGTGCTTTATGCAAAAATTCTGAAATTATTCACTTTCCATGTTTATAGATCGCTCAATCTTGTTGCTTTCTACTTCAATTTGGTTATTAGGTTTGTTTATTATGCTACTGCTTATTTATGGTTCAGTTCAGTAATCAGTGATCATTGAAAGCATCAACTAGttttagttttgattttgaatttgaaattgttcGCGTCGCGTGATGCGTATGTTTTTCGATTTTACTGGACGGTTTCGCCGATTGTTGCGGGATTGTCGAATTAGGGGTGAAAAGGGAAGATTGTGTTTTTCATTTGTAGTTAATTTTGTGATCTTGATGATGCTTGTGTTTTTTGGATTAGGTTAATTTCGTGATTGAGCATTTGGATTACGTAGGTGAAGTGAATCATGTCGAGGAAATGAAGCTTGGATTTGAGGAGAAATGGGTTGTGTGATTAGCCGAGAAGTGGAATCGGGTATTGTTTCGGAGGTGAGGGAGGAGAATAATTTGAGAGTTGAGTCGAGTAGGAAGGTTGAAGAAGTGTCGACGAGTAGAGGTGATGGGAATGTGGTTGAGGTTCACGTGAAGAAGGTTAAGGAGAAGGAAGAGAAGAGTGAGGGCGATGGGATTCAGCGGGCAAAGGGTGAAAGAAGAAGATCGAAGCCAAATCCAAGGTTAAGTAACCTGCCGAAGCATTTGCAGGGGGAGCAAGTGGCAGCTGGATGGCCGTCTTGGCTTACAGCGGTTTGTGGGGAAGCTCTTAATGGGTGGATTCCGCGAAAGGCTGATACATTTGAGAAAATAGATAAGGTTggttttgtaattatttttaaaattttggagtTTAGTTTATATATTTGGTGAATGTGGTTTGGAGTTGAGGTTATGTTTAATTGATGTTGTGAGTTGTGATAGTGTTTTCCCAACTCCTATGATGCATTATTCAAATGATCAAGTTGTGGTAGAATCTCTGATTTGCTTGTGCTAATAAATTTCTTCTATACTCTAatacttgttttttttcttcttaatttttcttttctttagatcGGTCAAGGAACATATAGTAATGTGTATAAAGCTAAAGATACGTTAACGGGTAAGATTGTTGCATTGAAAAAGGTTCGATTTGACAATTTGGAACCTGAGAGTGTAAAATTCATGGCTAGAGAGATCCTTATACTGCGAAGATTGGATCATCCCAATGTTATAAAGTTAGAAGGTTTAGTTACATCTAGAATGTCCTGGAGTTTGTATCTGGTGTTTGATTACATGGTACATGATTTAGCTGGACTTGCCGCAAGCCCTGACATCAAGTTTACAGAGCCTCAGGTTAGACCAGGTTTGCCTTAATAATTTGAGTAATAAAATTGATATCATTTGACATACTTTCTTTTCAATTGAAGTATTTGATGTATCCAAATAAATACTTGTTTACTGCTTGCAGGTAAAATGTTACATGCATCAACTGCTATCAGGGCTTGAGCACTGTCATAATCGGCATGTACTTCACCGCGATATTAAAGGATCAAATCTTCTGATTGACAGCGAAGGAGTACTCAAGATTGCCGACTTTGGACTTGCATCTTTCTTTGATCCAAACCGCAGGCATCCTATGACTAACCGTGTGGTTACTCTTTGGTACCGGCCTCCCGAGTTGCTTCTGGGTGCCACAGATTATGGTGTGGGTGTGGACCTCTGGAGTGCTGGTTGCATTTTAGGAGAGTTATTGTACGGGAAACCAATTATGCCTGGTCGTACGGAGGTGATAATTTAATATGTCTTGTTTTGATAGAACTTACCGTATCTCTCAATCTGTGCAAACTGTTAGTGTGTTACTTCAATTAGCTTTCTTTTTTACAATATACCCAATTGCCTAAGCCTGTGCTGAGCtttaaaatttattagcaaaaGTAGAATAAATCCAGAAAACGTAAAAGCCAGTAATTGAAGAGGTTGTAACTGCTTGTTACCTCTAGTCTCTCTGATCAGTGTGGACAATTGCTTCATTAACTACTCACTCAGTAAACTATTTCTTTTTGCTGCAGCATTTGCACCCTTGGTGTAGGCCACTTGTTCATGTTGTTTAGTATACATATTTGTACTGTTGAAAACTTGTAGAATTTAGGTTTGGCCTAATTCAATCCTTAGAAAATCGGCAGATTGTCCACCACTTATGAACACATTTTTCACGTTTTATCTCATGTCCTCATCCACCGTAGGACTCTTAACACACGTGCCTCACGCTCAAGACTGAACATCTAGAATGTGATCTAAGTCACTCAATAGTGGACGGTCCAATGAATCTTAGATAGGATCTTATACCATCTTAGAATTTGTGTTGGGTCTAACTCAACACTTGCAGAACTGACTTGTAAGGTGATACTGGCCATCACTTATGAACACATTTTCAAACCTTATCTTATCAAGTGTGAAACtattaacaaaaacaaataatgGATAAAAAGGAGCTATGTTTATTATAGGGGTTTGATCAATTGTCTAAAAGAGGTTTCAGTGAAAATTTGAGGGTAAATCAAGTTGTGGAGCTTAACTAGATTTTTCTTAACAAAAGAACTGCACACAATAGAAATTGTTAAAACTATTACTAATTCTCAgttattttaaaacattttatcTAAGCTGACTGCTATTAAGTCATAGTTTGGTTGTATTATTTAGTTGTGGTGGCTTAATGGAAAATCAAGTGAAGTCCCCTCATAATTAGAAGGATAATCAGGTCCTGCATCTGTAAGGAATTAGAGGAGCTATGATGATGGCTCGATGAGATGATGATGGACTGATGTATAGGAAACTATGTTCTCTTAATTATCTATAGGATTTCTGTATTTTATAAAACGCATCACCAAGTATGTTTGTAAGTTGCCCTTTTAAAGTGATATAATAGGTAGATCTTATGTTTAGTTCTAACACCTCTTACATATGTTTGAGGATTTTGTTTTTGCAATAAGGGCATTTTCTGGTTATTTGAAGTCTCCATGGGTTGAATGTTTTACACAGGTGGAACAACTGCATAAGATATACAAGCTTTGTGGTTCACCTTCTGAAgagtattggaagaagtcaaagTTGCCCAATGCTACCCTGTTTAAACCTCGAGAGCCATACAGAAGAAGCATAAGAGAGATTTTTAAAGAATTCCCACCTTCTGCTCTGCCCCTCGTGGATACACTTCTTGCAATCGATCCGGTAGAACGGAAGACTGCCTCAGATGCTCTGAGAAGTCAGGTCAGCTTTTGAaaattcttttatgttttttgtcaTTAATATGCAGTCATagtgtttttaaattttataccacctttttattaatattactatttcaTGTCCTATTAGGCTGTCTTAATCTCTTTGATCCCGATCTATTCTCGGTGCATATAGATTTCCTAGAACACATACCCAGGACTCCTGTGTGAAACGTATACAGCCTGCTTATTCTCTGATAACCCTATGACTTATTTATGACGAGTAACTAGTTTTATGATCAGGCGTGTATGTTCCTTAACTGCAATGATTGCCAATAGATTCTTCTGATGTTAACAATGAATCTTCTAGGAGCTTAGTTCTTGGGCTTCTTGCCCTGAATATGTACAAAGAATGTACTTGTATGTTATAAAGTGCTGTTATAGGAGAATGGTCAGTAAAATATTGATTGTTGTTTGAGATTCCGATGAAAACCGTTGGAGTTCTATACCATCCCATCCTGAGAATGTATCTATCTCTTaagctttttttatattttatgatgTGCATCCCTTCTTGGAATAGGATCAACCAGTTTGATTTGATATAAAATGACAAAATTTCCCTCTCTCTGTCTTGAACCTTCTTATTTATAAGCAACATGTCTTATTTTTCTAATTATCGGTTTTGTTAAAAACCGCTATACTGCTATTATGTATCGGAATTTGGTGTAGCCAATCCAAAAAGCGACATGATATGTCAACTCCGCTATTTGTAGTATATCGGTGTGTTTTGATATATCGGTTAGCGGTACGTATACGTAATAGCGGAGTTGTGTGTTTTAGCGGAGGCCAAACTttctaaaacattaaaaaaattacaaaacctAAAGTGGTGGCCAAATTTTTTAAGACATAAAAAAAGCACCAAACCTTCAGTGGTGAGTCGATTAGTGGGCATCTTATATTATAAAcctaaaacaataaaacttcactACACTCTGTCACCATCATCAAGTAACAGCTCTGTTATCCACTACATTCCTTCATCACCTTCACACAATGTATGCAACAATGTATCATACTTTATTAGTTGATTGAAATATTGAGATTTTGAGTTTTATGtcaattacttttttattttatgtttaagtATGTTTGTGCAACTTTTATTTGTGGGTAGCATGctttattttgtatagaattattTATGTTATAGCCGTTCTGGGGCTTTCGCTATTTACCTACTACGCTATCtgttattttgtattgaaactgaTGTAGATCTTATCTCTATCAAGTTTAGATGTTCTTTTT encodes:
- the LOC131644113 gene encoding probable serine/threonine-protein kinase At1g54610, coding for MGCVISREVESGIVSEVREENNLRVESSRKVEEVSTSRGDGNVVEVHVKKVKEKEEKSEGDGIQRAKGERRRSKPNPRLSNLPKHLQGEQVAAGWPSWLTAVCGEALNGWIPRKADTFEKIDKIGQGTYSNVYKAKDTLTGKIVALKKVRFDNLEPESVKFMAREILILRRLDHPNVIKLEGLVTSRMSWSLYLVFDYMVHDLAGLAASPDIKFTEPQVKCYMHQLLSGLEHCHNRHVLHRDIKGSNLLIDSEGVLKIADFGLASFFDPNRRHPMTNRVVTLWYRPPELLLGATDYGVGVDLWSAGCILGELLYGKPIMPGRTEVEQLHKIYKLCGSPSEEYWKKSKLPNATLFKPREPYRRSIREIFKEFPPSALPLVDTLLAIDPVERKTASDALRSQFFTTEPYACDPSSLPNYPPTKEMDVKRRDDEARRSRAAAKARVEGGKKHHRTRDRAAKAAPEANAELQHNIDRRRLITHANAKSKSEKFPPPHEDGQLGFPLGASNHIDPDIVPHDVSLDSMSYTFSKEPFQAWSGPIGNTTGNGFTKRKKNTANTANDALDLSKPYKGTLKDKSKGKKIIA